Below is a genomic region from Deinobacterium chartae.
GAGAGCGTGAGCTGCACGGCGCCCTCGCGGGCGTTCAGGTCGCGCACGATGTCGGGCAGGCCCGGCAGGTACATGTCGATCGAGAGCGGTCCGAAGGCCATCAGCGCTCCCAGGATCAGGGTCAGTGCCGTCATCGGCAGGGCAACTCGCGCGGTTTCTGAAGTCGGGTTCGGTCTGGTAGACATACCAAAGCACTTTACCGCTTTAACGCCTCTGTTTCCGGCGGCCCTGCCCCTGCTTCCGTGAGCTTCTTTTCCCTAAATCCCGCTTCACTCAAAGGCCACCGGAATCTGCCCCGAGGCGTGCTTACATCAGAGAAGGCAACCCCGGTTCTCTCCGAAAGGACGTGTTCCATGACCCATCAGCCGCATCCCAGCGAACTGGCCGAGAACTTCATGCGCACCCTGCAGGAGATCGAGCGGCAGCGCGACCCGCAACCCATGCTGGCCTTCTTCGACGAACAGTCCACCCTGCGCAACCTGGGCCTGCAGGAGCCCATGCACGGCCTCGAGGGCGCCCAGCGTTTCTGGCAGGCTTACCTGGACAATTTCTCCGAGGTCCGCACCGACTTCAACCGGGTGATCGAAGGCCCGCAGGGCATCGCGCTGGAGTGGGAATCCAGCGGGAAGCTCGGCGACGGGCGCGACTTCCGCTACGAGGGCATCACGGTCCTCGAGGTGGACGAAGACAAGGTGCGGCACTTCCGTTCGTACTACGACTCGGCCGCCTTTCTGCCCGAGGGAGCCGGACGGGTGGCGGGTTAGGCCGCGGCTCTCAGCGCCGTTCGGCCTCGAGCACCCGGCACCCGGCGGCCGCAAAGCGGGCCTGCGCGTCCTCGGGGGCGTGCCCGGTCACCCAGGTGTCGATCTCCTCGAGGGCGGCAAAGATCGCAAAACCCTTGGGGCCCCACTTGCCGTGGTCGGCCACCAGGATGCTGCGCCGGGTCTGACGCATGATGGCGGTCTTCTGGCGGGCCTCGATCAGGTTCGAGTTGGTCAGGCCCCGCTCGGGGTCAATGCTGGTGCAGCCCACAAAGAACAGGTCGTAGCGAAAGCGTGCGATGGCCTCGAGGGCATCGGGACCGACCAGGCTGTAGGTGCTGTGGTAGTTCTCGCCGCCGATCACGTACAGGTTGCACTCCCCGTTGAGTTCAAAGGCCACGTTGATGGCGTGGGTGACCACGTGCAGGCTGCGGGCGAGCTGCGGCGCGCGCTTGAGGGCGAGCGCCACCTCGAGGGCGGTGGTTCCCGCGTCGATGTAGACGGTCTGCCCCGGCTCGATCAGCGCAAGGGCGCGCTCGCCGATGCGCGCCTTCTCGTCGCGCCCGATCTGCTGGCGCTCCTGGTAGATCTGGTCCTGGCTGGCGAGCGTGGCTCCGCCGTGCACCTTGCGGATCAGGCCGCGCTCGGCGAGCAGGTCGAGGTCGCGGCGGACGGTGCTGCCGCTGATCCCGAGGCGTTCGGAGATCTCGGTGGTACGGCAGGCTCCGCGTTCCATCAGCAGTTTCAGGATCAGGTTCAGGCGTTCGTCGGCAAGCGGTTGGGTCATAGGACGCGTTCCTGGCGCCATGGTAACGCATCGGAACCGGGCCTCGGCCGGGCCGGTCGGCAAGAAAGCGTGAGCAAACGCTTGTCAGGACGCATATCGCCAATTATAATCACAAATACGCAAATTTCGTCATAGTTGTGCAATCCTTCTCAAAACCCGCGCTTCGCGCCCTGGAGAACCCATGATCAGACTGCCCGCTCATCTCGTCCGACTTGCCGCCACACCGCGCGACAAGGACGAGGCCATCGCCCAGGTCGCCCAACTGCTGGTCGACGCCGGGAACGTCCCGCCCGACTACGTTCAGGGCATGCTGCGCCGCGAACACACCGCCAACACCTACCTGGGCAACGGCGTGGCCATCCCGCACGGCGTTCCCGAGGACAAGGACCTGATTCGCGAAACCGGCATTGCGGTCTTGCAGGTCCCGCAGGGGGTCTCCTGGACCGAAGCGGGCGAAGCGGCCCGCCTGATCGTCGGCATCGCCGCCCGCTCGGACGAGCACCTCGAGGTGCTGCGCCGCCTGACCCGCGTGCTCGCCGACCCGGCACAGGTGGACGAGCTGACCCGCACCGCCGACCCCGCGCGCATCATCGAGGCTCTCACCGGCGAGCGCGCCGCAGCCACTCCGGCTGCCCCGGCCGTCTCCACCCTGCCCTACCGCACCGAGCTGCGGCTGCCCAATCCCGCCGGCATGCATGCCCGCCCCGCTACCCAGCTCGCCCAGCTGGTCAAGGCGCACGGCGGACGGGTGCAACTCAGCTACGGCGGCGCCTTGGCCGACGCCAGCTCGATGATGAGCGTGCTGCAGCTCGGCCTCCCGGCCGGAGCGACCTTCGAGCTGAGTGCGGACGACCCGGCCACGCTGCAAGCGCTGCGCGACGCGGTCGCAGCCGGACTGGGCGACGACCTGAGCGCTCCCGCCAGCGCCCAAGCGCCCGAGCGCGTCGCCCCGGCGTGGGAGCCGCAGCGTGTGAGCGCCACCATCGAAGGTGTTCCCGCCTCGGGCGGTCTGGTGGTCGGCGTCACGCGCCAGCACCGCACCGAGCGCCTGCAGGTCAGCGATGAGGGCGTCAGCGACCCCGCCCTCGAGGCCACCCGCCTGGACGCGGCCATTGCGGCGGCCCGCCAGGACCTGCACGACCTCGCGCGCGAGGTGGGTGAAAGCCTCGGCCGCGAGCGCGCGGCCATCTTCGAGGCCCACGCCGCCCTGCTCGAGGACGAGGCCGTGATCCAAGACACCGTGCGGCGCATTCTCGACGGGCACTCGGTCGCCTGGGCCTACCAGGCGGTCATGAACGAGCGCATTGCCCAGTTGCAACGCCTCGACGACCCCAACCTGGCCGCCCGCGCCGCCGACCTTGGCGACGTACAGGGCCGGGTGCTGCGCAAGCTGCTGGGCCTGCCCGAACCGCAGCTGACCAGCGGGCAGCCGGTGGTGCTGATCGCCCACGACCTGACGCCCTCGGACACCGCCACCCTGGATCCGGGCAGCGTGCTGGGCTTTTGCACCGCCGTGGGCGGGCCGACCTCGCACACCGCCATCATCGCGCGCGGCCTGGGGCTACCCGCCATTGTCGCCGCCGGCGAAGGCGTTCTGAACATTCCCGACGGCACGCCCTGCATCCTCGACGGTGCCAGCGGACGGCTGTACCTCGAGCCCTCCGAGGCGGACCGCCTCGAGGCTGCCGCACGCCGTGAGCAGGCCGAACGCGATCAGGCCGCCGCGCGCGAGGCGCGCCACCAGCCCGCCACCACCCGCGACGGGCACCGCGTGGAGGTCGCCGCCAACATCAACCGCGCCTCCGACGCCGCCTCGGCCCTCGAAGCCGGAGCCGAGGGCGTGGGCCTGATGCGCACCGAGTTCTTGTTCCTCGAGCGCGACAGCATCCCCAGCGAGGAGGAGCAGGAGCGCGAGTACCGCGCCATGGCCGAGTCCCTGGCGGGCCGCCCGCTGATCATCCGCACGCTGGATATCGGCGGCGACAAGGAAGTGCCCTACCTGGGCCTGGCGCGCGAGGACAACTCGTTTCTGGGCATGCGCGGCATCCGGCTGTGCTTCGAGCGCCCCGACCTGTTCGTGCCGCAGCTGCGCGCCATCTACCGCGCCGCGCGCCACGGCGACGTGCGGATCATGTTCCCCATGATCTCCACCCTCGAGGACTTCCGCCGCGCAAAAGGCATCGCCGAGGCCGTGCGCGCCGAACTCGGGGCCCCGCAGGTCCCGCTGGGCATCATGGTGGAAGTTCCCAGCGCCGCCCTGCTGGCCGAGGAGTTCGCGCGCGAGGTCGACTTCTTCTCGATCGGCACCAACGACCTCACCCAGTACACCCTGGCCATGGACCGCCTGCACCCGCAGCTGGCCCGCCAGACCGACGCCCTGCACCCGGCGGTGCTGCGCATGATCGACACGACCGTGCGCGCCGCGCAGCGCCACGGCCGCTGGGTCGGTGTGTGCGGCGGCGCTGCCGGCGAGCCGCTGGGCGCTTTGCTGCTCAGCGGCCTGGGTGTGCACGAGCTCAGCGTCAGCGTGCCGCAGGTCCCGGCCGTCAAGGCCGCGCTGCGCGAGCACAGCATGACCGAGCTGCGCGAACTGGCCGCCCGGGCCCTCACCTGCGCGAGTGCGGCCGAAGTCAGGGCGCTGGTATGAGGGTTGCGACCTTAACCCTCAATCCGGCGCTGGACCTGACCGTGCACCTCAGCGGCCTGCAACCCGGCGAGGTGAACACCGCCACCTCGGCCCGCAGCGACGCGGGCGGCAAGGGCGTCAACGTCGCGTCCTTCCTGGCCGACTGGGGCCTGCAGGTCACCGCCACGGGCCTGCTCGGGCAGGCCAACGCCCGTCCCTTCGAGGAACTGCTCGCCTCCAAGGGCATCGCCGACGCCTTCGTGCGGGTCACGGGCGAAAACCGCGTGGGCGTGAAACTGGTCGACGACCGCTCGCAGCAGACCACCGACATCAACCTGCCCGGCCTCGAGGTGGACGCAGCGTCCCTGGAAGCCCTCAGGGCCCGGGTGCGCGAACTGGCCCCCCGGCATGACACCTTCGTGCTGGCCGGCAGCCTGCCGCGCGGGGTCGCGGCCA
It encodes:
- a CDS encoding nuclear transport factor 2 family protein, producing MTHQPHPSELAENFMRTLQEIERQRDPQPMLAFFDEQSTLRNLGLQEPMHGLEGAQRFWQAYLDNFSEVRTDFNRVIEGPQGIALEWESSGKLGDGRDFRYEGITVLEVDEDKVRHFRSYYDSAAFLPEGAGRVAG
- the ptsP gene encoding phosphoenolpyruvate--protein phosphotransferase; amino-acid sequence: MIRLPAHLVRLAATPRDKDEAIAQVAQLLVDAGNVPPDYVQGMLRREHTANTYLGNGVAIPHGVPEDKDLIRETGIAVLQVPQGVSWTEAGEAARLIVGIAARSDEHLEVLRRLTRVLADPAQVDELTRTADPARIIEALTGERAAATPAAPAVSTLPYRTELRLPNPAGMHARPATQLAQLVKAHGGRVQLSYGGALADASSMMSVLQLGLPAGATFELSADDPATLQALRDAVAAGLGDDLSAPASAQAPERVAPAWEPQRVSATIEGVPASGGLVVGVTRQHRTERLQVSDEGVSDPALEATRLDAAIAAARQDLHDLAREVGESLGRERAAIFEAHAALLEDEAVIQDTVRRILDGHSVAWAYQAVMNERIAQLQRLDDPNLAARAADLGDVQGRVLRKLLGLPEPQLTSGQPVVLIAHDLTPSDTATLDPGSVLGFCTAVGGPTSHTAIIARGLGLPAIVAAGEGVLNIPDGTPCILDGASGRLYLEPSEADRLEAAARREQAERDQAAAREARHQPATTRDGHRVEVAANINRASDAASALEAGAEGVGLMRTEFLFLERDSIPSEEEQEREYRAMAESLAGRPLIIRTLDIGGDKEVPYLGLAREDNSFLGMRGIRLCFERPDLFVPQLRAIYRAARHGDVRIMFPMISTLEDFRRAKGIAEAVRAELGAPQVPLGIMVEVPSAALLAEEFAREVDFFSIGTNDLTQYTLAMDRLHPQLARQTDALHPAVLRMIDTTVRAAQRHGRWVGVCGGAAGEPLGALLLSGLGVHELSVSVPQVPAVKAALREHSMTELRELAARALTCASAAEVRALV
- a CDS encoding DeoR/GlpR family DNA-binding transcription regulator → MTQPLADERLNLILKLLMERGACRTTEISERLGISGSTVRRDLDLLAERGLIRKVHGGATLASQDQIYQERQQIGRDEKARIGERALALIEPGQTVYIDAGTTALEVALALKRAPQLARSLHVVTHAINVAFELNGECNLYVIGGENYHSTYSLVGPDALEAIARFRYDLFFVGCTSIDPERGLTNSNLIEARQKTAIMRQTRRSILVADHGKWGPKGFAIFAALEEIDTWVTGHAPEDAQARFAAAGCRVLEAERR